The Candidatus Polarisedimenticolia bacterium genomic sequence AATCCTCGACACATTAACGGTCCTGCTGGTCGGCGGTCTTGGCGGACGGATGCATGGCTCGAAGTGTGGGCTGATCGCCGCCGCCCTCTATGCTACCTACCTGCCGACCATCTTCATGGCCGGCAGGGTGATGCAGGAGACGCTGATCATGTTCTTGCTCGCCGGGCTCCTCTGGCTTCTGTCCAGGGGGATTGAGCCCAAGGACACGACCAGGAGGGGGCCGCTGCTCCTCATCGGCGCAGTCCTGGGAACGATCCTGATCGGGAAACCCTCCTGCCAGTATCTATTCGTCCTTCTCGTGCCCGCGCTCCTTCTCGCGCAGCCGACGACGCCGAAACAGAAGCTGCGCGCTGGCGCTTCGATGATGGGAGGAGTCCTGATTCCAGTCGGTCCGATGATGTTGCTGCTGGGACTCCTCTTTGGGCGCGTTTCCATCAATGGCGCTCTCGCCCCCAGCTACGAAAGGGACCTTTTCTTCGGCCTCCACCCTTGCAGTCAGGGTTGGGGCCCGGATATTCCCCAAGCGCCAAAGGTCAACTTACCTCCCGCGTCCTTCGATATCCCGGATACGAAGGAGGGCCAGACCTACTCTCAGGCGATTGGAAGCTACCTCCGCCGGCATCCCCTCGTCCCGCTGCAGATGGGCTTGCGCAAGGCCTATCATCTCTACGCCCTCCCCAGCGCCGAGTGGCAGGAGCATTATCTCCTGCCGTGGCCCGTTTTCGTTGTCTGGCACAAGACCTTGGTGATCCTGGGACTGCTCGGGATGGCCTGTTCGGTGAGTCAGTGGAGACGAGCCTTGCCACTCCTGGCGGTCGTTATCTACGTTCTGGGTGTCGCCCTGACGGTTCAAACGCAGGCACGCCTCGCCCTGCCGGCTTTGGTGGCCTGGGCTCCCCTGGCCGCATTGGGCTTGGTTCGCCTGGGGGAGATTCTCGCGAAGAGATCGCCTCGAAACTCTTTGTGGTGGGGACTCCTTCTGACGGGATGCATCGCGCTCCTGGCCTTGCCGGTCCTCGAGGTGGCCTCACTAATCTCACTGGCTCCTCTTCTGGACCCGCGAAGTGCGCTCTACGCAGGTTGGTTCTTGAGGGCACTGCTACTCGCCTTGATCCTGTTTTCGCTGGACAGGAGCCTGATCACGGGGCCGGACAGGCTGAGTCGCTGCGTGATCGGCATCCTCGCCCTGTTCGGCGCGTTGGTTGTAGGGACGCACGATTTGGATGGGGGTAACTGGAGGGAGTGGAGGGCCACCCTGCGCTCTCCTGACTCGAGAATCGAGCAGACCTTTCGTCTGGTAGAGCAAGGTCCGGGAGCGATTCAGGACGGTCGCCTC encodes the following:
- a CDS encoding glycosyltransferase family 39 protein codes for the protein MLEAFSRKGIVWILIAGFAFAVRLAFVLGVPQTPVVSDSQVYDLAGEAAASWMGPRLPELLSGVAQWRTDVLRDFAGDLSWLVLAKGPVYPMFLGFIYLIAGHHYLAVRLAQVILDTLTVLLVGGLGGRMHGSKCGLIAAALYATYLPTIFMAGRVMQETLIMFLLAGLLWLLSRGIEPKDTTRRGPLLLIGAVLGTILIGKPSCQYLFVLLVPALLLAQPTTPKQKLRAGASMMGGVLIPVGPMMLLLGLLFGRVSINGALAPSYERDLFFGLHPCSQGWGPDIPQAPKVNLPPASFDIPDTKEGQTYSQAIGSYLRRHPLVPLQMGLRKAYHLYALPSAEWQEHYLLPWPVFVVWHKTLVILGLLGMACSVSQWRRALPLLAVVIYVLGVALTVQTQARLALPALVAWAPLAALGLVRLGEILAKRSPRNSLWWGLLLTGCIALLALPVLEVASLISLAPLLDPRSALYAGWFLRALLLALILFSLDRSLITGPDRLSRCVIGILALFGALVVGTHDLDGGNWREWRATLRSPDSRIEQTFRLVEQGPGAIQDGRLLVDVAPQLAPSDVVRVQLGGEAPILLHGDELGGDCLRDYFAEANSRWQGGYSLLQEYGTFDLSRMRQWLEVPVPRSILAGESFRVTLDLPHGGRLGVFGDFASDPPDEFETPTLQACHLSIRTSFWKFLNDHDYRVHEKVRLKREVNGTWWKGSRRDLHDLAPEPGLQTGHYRIFLIIRRTDGTQVVL